A region of Paramormyrops kingsleyae isolate MSU_618 chromosome 17, PKINGS_0.4, whole genome shotgun sequence DNA encodes the following proteins:
- the LOC111841480 gene encoding protein Atg16l2-like isoform X1 has protein sequence MADPWKHHIIHQLKLRDRTQKIMFQEVIRSYVTLLEKSNQRILIAQGILGSAARVPSYTSKESIVSEDENKVKDLKKTNGELAYKVVELQQEITIKASILDEQYTKMSELKKQLEAAECRFGKLQAEVVEVRDGNSRLKQEYDALLRQHHTMDEKYREEKMRGTELLEDMIRQKQLAAARMNSRNEKRVRARVAGIQKTVAKEKVQECVGPSDTLPTATAPPKAKMDEQPKKTHPRPFRSASASSPRILDSIKELFDKKRRGNSVCSLEEDFCAPMRVCLVARVPCRSLHVLDAHEQGINAVRFSSSSNLLATGGTDRVIKLWDISAGTLQNRGTLDGSNEGITSIEFDPTGTKILAASYDKSALFWRLDSCSPKFTLTGHSRKVTAAKFKCSLRQVVTGSADRTVKVWDLQRAACIQTIEVISYCSDVVCTEYFIISGHYDRKIRFWDSRAASCTQEIPLQDRVTSMDLCPDHRQLLSCSRDESLQVVDIRMSSSRRSFRADGFKCGSDNTKAIFSPDGSYLAAGSADGAVYIWNVNTGNLETCLPDKHNSSINAVSWSVSGEYVVSVDKSRRAVLWSDI, from the exons ATGGCCGATCCGTGGAAACATCACATCATCCATCAACTAAAACTTCGGGACAGGACGCAGAAGATCATGTTTCAGGAGGTCATACGGTCAT ATGTCACACTGCTAGAGAAGTCCAATCAAAGGATCTTGATCGCACAAGGCATCTTGGGGTCTGCAGCAAG GGTCCCTTCATATACCTCAAAAGAGTCAATAGTTTCTGAAGATGAGAATAAAGTAAAGGAcctgaaaaaaacaaatggggAG TTGGCCTACAAGGTTGTGGAACTTCAGCAGGAGATCACAATCAAAGCCTCCATCCTAGATGAGCAGTATACCAA GATGAGTGAGCTAAAGAAGCAGCTGGAGGCTGCAGAGTGCAGGTTTGGGAAGCTGCAGGCTGAGGTGGTGGAGGTGCGGGACGGGAACAGCCGGCTGAAGCAGGAGTATGACGCCCTGCTGAGGCAGCACCACACCATGGACGAGAAGTACCGCGAGGAGAAAATGCGAGGCACCGAACTGCTGGAGGACATGATCCGGCAGAAGCAGCTGGCCGCCGCCAGGATGAACAGCAGGAACGAGAAGAGAGTCCG CGCAAGAGTGGCTGGAATCCAGAAGACAGTAGCCAAGGAGAAAGTGCAGGAGTGTGT CGGCCCTTCTGACACCCTGCCAACAGCAACAGCGCCCCCTAAGGCTAAGATGGATGAGCAGCCGAAGAAAACCCATCCGAGGCCCTTTAG GTCCGCCTCAGCCTCATCACCTCGGATTCTCGATTCTATCAAAGAACTCTTTGA TAAGAAGAGGCGCGGTAACTCAGTCTGCAGTCTGGAGGAGGACTTCTGTGCCCCCATGAGAGTCTGTTTGGTGGCAAGGGTACCCTGCAGGTCCTTACATGTGCTG GATGCACATGAACAGGGCATTAATGCTGTGCGATTCAGCTCCAGCTCTAACTTGCTGGCTACCGGGGGCACAGACAGAGTTATCAAACTCTGGGACATCAGTGCAG GAACGTTACAGAACCGAGGAACTCTAGATGGCAGTAACGAGGGAATAACAAGTATTGAGTTTGACCCAACT ggTACCAAAATTCTAGCAGCATCATACGACAAGTCTGCCCTCTTCTGGAGGCTGGATAGCTGCTCGCCCAAG TTCACTCTGACTGGCCATTCGCGCAAGGTTACAGCCGCCAAGTTCAAGTGCAGCCTGCGGCAGGTGGTTACGGGCAGCGCCGACAGGACCGTGAAGGTGTGGGACCTCCAGCGGGCTGCCT GCATACAGACCATCGAGGTTATATCCTACTGCAGCGACGTGGTCTGCACAGAGTACTTTATTATCAGTGGGCACTACGACAGGAAAATCCGCTTCTGGGACAGCAG GGCGGCCAGCTGCACCCAGGAGATCCCGCTGCAGGACAGGGTCACCTCCATGGACCTCTGCCCTGACCACAGGCAGCTgctcagctgctccagggatgAGAGCCTGCAGGTGGTGGACATCAGGATGAGCAGCTCGAGGAGATCGTTCAG GGCCGACGGGTTTAAGTGCGGCTCTGACAACACTAAAGCGATATTCAG CCCCGATGGGAGCTATCTGGCGGCCGGTTCGGCAGATGGGGCGGTCTACATCTGGAATGTGAACACTGGGAACCTGGAGACATGTCTTCCTGACAAGCACAA CTCTTCCATCAACGCCGTGTCCTGGTCAGTCTCCGGGGAGTACGTGGTGAGCGTGGACAAAAGTCGCCGGGCGGTCCTGTGGAGCGATATCTGA
- the LOC111841480 gene encoding protein Atg16l2-like isoform X2, whose product MADPWKHHIIHQLKLRDRTQKIMFQEVIRSYVTLLEKSNQRILIAQGILGSAARVPSYTSKESIVSEDENKVKDLKKTNGELAYKVVELQQEITIKASILDEQYTKMSELKKQLEAAECRFGKLQAEVVEVRDGNSRLKQEYDALLRQHHTMDEKYREEKMRGTELLEDMIRQKQLAAARMNSRNEKRVRARVAGIQKTVAKEKVQECVGPSDTLPTATAPPKAKMDEQPKKTHPRPFSKKRRGNSVCSLEEDFCAPMRVCLVARVPCRSLHVLDAHEQGINAVRFSSSSNLLATGGTDRVIKLWDISAGTLQNRGTLDGSNEGITSIEFDPTGTKILAASYDKSALFWRLDSCSPKFTLTGHSRKVTAAKFKCSLRQVVTGSADRTVKVWDLQRAACIQTIEVISYCSDVVCTEYFIISGHYDRKIRFWDSRAASCTQEIPLQDRVTSMDLCPDHRQLLSCSRDESLQVVDIRMSSSRRSFRADGFKCGSDNTKAIFSPDGSYLAAGSADGAVYIWNVNTGNLETCLPDKHNSSINAVSWSVSGEYVVSVDKSRRAVLWSDI is encoded by the exons ATGGCCGATCCGTGGAAACATCACATCATCCATCAACTAAAACTTCGGGACAGGACGCAGAAGATCATGTTTCAGGAGGTCATACGGTCAT ATGTCACACTGCTAGAGAAGTCCAATCAAAGGATCTTGATCGCACAAGGCATCTTGGGGTCTGCAGCAAG GGTCCCTTCATATACCTCAAAAGAGTCAATAGTTTCTGAAGATGAGAATAAAGTAAAGGAcctgaaaaaaacaaatggggAG TTGGCCTACAAGGTTGTGGAACTTCAGCAGGAGATCACAATCAAAGCCTCCATCCTAGATGAGCAGTATACCAA GATGAGTGAGCTAAAGAAGCAGCTGGAGGCTGCAGAGTGCAGGTTTGGGAAGCTGCAGGCTGAGGTGGTGGAGGTGCGGGACGGGAACAGCCGGCTGAAGCAGGAGTATGACGCCCTGCTGAGGCAGCACCACACCATGGACGAGAAGTACCGCGAGGAGAAAATGCGAGGCACCGAACTGCTGGAGGACATGATCCGGCAGAAGCAGCTGGCCGCCGCCAGGATGAACAGCAGGAACGAGAAGAGAGTCCG CGCAAGAGTGGCTGGAATCCAGAAGACAGTAGCCAAGGAGAAAGTGCAGGAGTGTGT CGGCCCTTCTGACACCCTGCCAACAGCAACAGCGCCCCCTAAGGCTAAGATGGATGAGCAGCCGAAGAAAACCCATCCGAGGCCCTTTAG TAAGAAGAGGCGCGGTAACTCAGTCTGCAGTCTGGAGGAGGACTTCTGTGCCCCCATGAGAGTCTGTTTGGTGGCAAGGGTACCCTGCAGGTCCTTACATGTGCTG GATGCACATGAACAGGGCATTAATGCTGTGCGATTCAGCTCCAGCTCTAACTTGCTGGCTACCGGGGGCACAGACAGAGTTATCAAACTCTGGGACATCAGTGCAG GAACGTTACAGAACCGAGGAACTCTAGATGGCAGTAACGAGGGAATAACAAGTATTGAGTTTGACCCAACT ggTACCAAAATTCTAGCAGCATCATACGACAAGTCTGCCCTCTTCTGGAGGCTGGATAGCTGCTCGCCCAAG TTCACTCTGACTGGCCATTCGCGCAAGGTTACAGCCGCCAAGTTCAAGTGCAGCCTGCGGCAGGTGGTTACGGGCAGCGCCGACAGGACCGTGAAGGTGTGGGACCTCCAGCGGGCTGCCT GCATACAGACCATCGAGGTTATATCCTACTGCAGCGACGTGGTCTGCACAGAGTACTTTATTATCAGTGGGCACTACGACAGGAAAATCCGCTTCTGGGACAGCAG GGCGGCCAGCTGCACCCAGGAGATCCCGCTGCAGGACAGGGTCACCTCCATGGACCTCTGCCCTGACCACAGGCAGCTgctcagctgctccagggatgAGAGCCTGCAGGTGGTGGACATCAGGATGAGCAGCTCGAGGAGATCGTTCAG GGCCGACGGGTTTAAGTGCGGCTCTGACAACACTAAAGCGATATTCAG CCCCGATGGGAGCTATCTGGCGGCCGGTTCGGCAGATGGGGCGGTCTACATCTGGAATGTGAACACTGGGAACCTGGAGACATGTCTTCCTGACAAGCACAA CTCTTCCATCAACGCCGTGTCCTGGTCAGTCTCCGGGGAGTACGTGGTGAGCGTGGACAAAAGTCGCCGGGCGGTCCTGTGGAGCGATATCTGA